The following coding sequences are from one Collimonas arenae window:
- the gyrB gene encoding DNA topoisomerase (ATP-hydrolyzing) subunit B: MSSAPDNTNQPQPNAYGASSIQILEGLEAVRKRPGMYIGDTSDGTGLHHLVFEVLDNSIDESLAGHCTEIHVTIHSDNSISITDNGRGVPTGIKYDDKHDPKRSAAEIVMTELHAGGKFDQNSYKVSGGLHGVGVSCVNGLSKLLKLTIRRDGKVHYMEFVRGVPQNRETEMQDGVLVSPIKVIGDTDKRGTEVHFWADEEIFTHVEFHYEILAKRIRELSFLNNGVHIKLSDQRTGKEESFAFEGGTRGFVEYINKAKSVLHPTIFQATGEKDGVSVDVSMQWNDAYNEQVLCFTNNIPQRDGGTHLTGLRAAMTRILNKYIEEHDFAKKAKVETSGDDMREGLTCVLSVKVPEPKFSSQTKDKLVSSEVRLPVEEIVAKTLNDYLQERPNDAKIICGKIVEAARARDAARKARELTRRKGVMDGLGLSSKLADCQEKDPALCELYIVEGDSAGGSAKQGRDRKFQAILPLRGKVLNVEKARFEKMLSSEQITTLIATLGTSIGADEFNADKLRYHRIIIMTDADVDGAHIRTLLLTLFYRQMPQLVERGHIYIAQPPLYKVKHGKDERYLKDDAEEVSYMMQVALNDAALVPSEGAMPISGPALAELVRQYNMANSIITRLTRAIDGAALTAIMTGVTLKLDTLADAEASAKALEESINDPSVQVIVKSDELSDKHALRINRRYHGNIKASGIDSDFVASPDYAVLVNAAETFKGLIGPGAVIQRGAGEKVKESAITDFHQAMAWLRDEAERGVSKQRYKGLGEMNPSQLWETTMDPTVRRLLKVQIEDAIAADQIFMTLMGDDVEPRRAFIELNALQAGNIDV, translated from the coding sequence ATGTCATCAGCCCCAGACAACACCAATCAGCCGCAACCCAATGCATACGGAGCGTCCTCGATCCAAATTCTCGAAGGCCTGGAAGCGGTGCGCAAGCGCCCCGGGATGTACATCGGCGACACCTCTGACGGCACCGGCCTGCATCACCTGGTGTTCGAAGTGCTGGACAACTCCATCGACGAATCGCTGGCCGGCCACTGCACCGAAATCCACGTCACCATCCACTCGGACAATTCGATCTCGATTACCGACAATGGCCGCGGCGTGCCAACCGGCATCAAATACGACGACAAACACGATCCAAAGCGCAGCGCAGCCGAAATCGTCATGACCGAGCTGCACGCCGGCGGCAAGTTCGACCAGAACTCCTACAAGGTCTCCGGTGGCTTGCATGGCGTTGGCGTCTCTTGCGTCAACGGCCTGTCGAAACTGCTGAAGCTGACCATCCGCCGCGACGGCAAAGTGCATTACATGGAATTCGTCCGTGGCGTGCCGCAAAACCGCGAAACCGAAATGCAGGACGGCGTGCTGGTCTCCCCGATCAAAGTCATCGGCGATACCGACAAGCGCGGCACAGAAGTGCATTTCTGGGCCGACGAAGAAATCTTCACGCACGTTGAATTCCACTACGAAATCCTGGCCAAGCGCATCCGCGAACTGTCCTTCCTCAACAACGGCGTGCACATCAAGCTGAGCGACCAGCGCACCGGCAAGGAAGAAAGCTTCGCGTTCGAAGGCGGCACCCGCGGTTTCGTTGAATACATCAACAAAGCCAAGAGCGTCCTGCACCCAACGATTTTCCAGGCCACCGGCGAAAAAGACGGCGTCAGCGTCGACGTCTCCATGCAATGGAACGACGCCTACAACGAACAAGTGCTGTGCTTCACCAACAACATCCCGCAACGCGACGGCGGCACCCACCTGACCGGCCTGCGCGCTGCGATGACCCGTATCCTCAACAAGTACATCGAAGAACACGATTTCGCCAAGAAAGCCAAGGTAGAAACCAGCGGCGACGACATGCGCGAAGGCCTGACCTGCGTGCTGTCCGTGAAAGTGCCGGAGCCGAAGTTCAGCTCGCAAACCAAAGACAAGCTGGTCTCCAGCGAAGTGCGTTTGCCGGTTGAAGAAATCGTCGCAAAGACACTCAACGATTATTTGCAAGAACGCCCGAACGACGCCAAGATCATCTGCGGCAAGATCGTCGAAGCCGCGCGCGCCCGTGACGCCGCCCGCAAGGCGCGTGAACTGACGCGCCGCAAAGGCGTGATGGACGGCCTCGGCCTGTCCTCGAAACTGGCCGATTGCCAGGAAAAAGACCCGGCGCTGTGCGAACTCTACATCGTCGAGGGTGACTCCGCGGGCGGTTCCGCCAAGCAGGGCCGCGACCGTAAATTCCAGGCGATCCTGCCGTTGCGCGGTAAAGTGCTCAACGTCGAAAAAGCCCGTTTCGAAAAAATGCTGTCGTCGGAACAGATCACCACCCTGATCGCCACCCTCGGCACCAGCATCGGCGCCGATGAATTCAACGCCGACAAGCTGCGCTACCACCGCATCATCATCATGACCGATGCGGACGTCGACGGCGCCCACATCCGCACCCTGCTGCTGACCCTGTTCTACCGCCAGATGCCGCAACTGGTAGAGCGTGGCCACATCTACATCGCGCAACCGCCGCTGTACAAGGTCAAGCACGGCAAGGACGAACGCTACCTGAAGGACGACGCTGAAGAAGTCTCCTACATGATGCAAGTCGCCCTCAACGACGCCGCCCTGGTGCCAAGCGAAGGCGCCATGCCGATCAGCGGCCCAGCCCTGGCAGAATTGGTGCGCCAGTACAACATGGCCAACTCCATCATCACACGCCTGACCCGCGCGATCGACGGCGCCGCCCTCACCGCCATCATGACCGGCGTCACGCTCAAGCTGGACACCCTGGCAGATGCAGAAGCATCAGCCAAGGCATTGGAAGAGTCGATCAACGATCCATCGGTACAAGTCATCGTCAAATCCGATGAGCTGTCCGACAAACACGCGCTACGCATCAACCGCCGTTACCACGGCAACATCAAAGCCAGCGGCATCGACAGCGACTTCGTCGCCAGCCCGGATTACGCCGTATTGGTCAACGCCGCAGAAACCTTCAAGGGCCTGATCGGCCCAGGCGCAGTCATCCAGCGCGGCGCTGGCGAAAAAGTCAAAGAGTCAGCCATCACCGACTTCCACCAAGCCATGGCCTGGCTACGCGACGAAGCCGAACGCGGCGTCAGCAAGCAGCGCTATAAAGGTCTGGGCGAGATGAATCCTTCGCAGTTGTGGGAAACCACAATGGACCCAACCGTGCGTCGGCTGTTGAAGGTGCAGATTGAGGATGCTATTGCTGCGGATCAGATCTTCATGACGCTGATGGGCGATGATGTTGAACCGCGGCGGGCGTTTATTGAGTTGAATGCGCTGCAGGCGGGGAATATTGATGTTTGA
- the dnaN gene encoding DNA polymerase III subunit beta: MQLVKTNRDTLLRPLQIVSGIVERRHTLPILANILIRKEGEKVSFLSTDIEVQITTNAKVGSGGEVAATTVAARKLLDILRALPDTGEVSLTLSNKRMTVQSGKSRFALQTLAAEEFPTVAQADHYNATVTLPQKTLKHLFNMVHFSMAQQDIRYYLNGLLLVLDGKNVIAVATDGHRLAFCQVATEQEFARQEVIIPRKTIIELQRLLEETDEPVQLEIANNQVKLSFADIELISKLVEGKFPDYTRVVPKGYKNDFTISRDQLLRSLQRAAIMTSDKFKGVRWVVTPGSLKISSTNADQEEAIEELEIDYGGDSVDIGFNVTYLLDVLNNLKGDNVNIALGDANSSALITVPENADFKYVVMPMRI, encoded by the coding sequence ATGCAATTGGTCAAAACCAACCGAGATACCCTTCTCCGGCCACTGCAGATCGTGAGCGGTATTGTCGAGCGTCGGCACACACTGCCGATTCTGGCCAATATCCTCATTCGCAAAGAAGGCGAAAAGGTCTCGTTCCTGTCTACCGACATCGAAGTGCAAATCACCACCAATGCCAAGGTTGGCAGCGGCGGTGAAGTTGCTGCTACGACGGTCGCGGCACGTAAGCTGCTGGATATTCTGCGCGCCTTGCCGGACACCGGCGAAGTCTCGTTGACCCTCAGTAACAAGCGCATGACAGTGCAATCCGGGAAGTCCCGTTTTGCGCTGCAAACACTGGCCGCCGAAGAGTTTCCGACAGTCGCCCAGGCGGATCACTACAACGCCACCGTGACACTGCCGCAAAAGACCCTGAAGCACCTGTTCAACATGGTCCATTTCTCGATGGCCCAGCAAGACATCCGCTATTACCTGAACGGCCTGCTGCTGGTCCTCGACGGCAAGAACGTGATCGCAGTCGCCACCGATGGCCACCGTCTGGCGTTTTGCCAGGTCGCCACCGAGCAGGAATTCGCGCGCCAGGAAGTCATTATCCCGCGCAAGACCATCATTGAATTGCAACGCCTGCTGGAAGAAACCGACGAACCGGTCCAGCTCGAAATCGCCAACAACCAGGTCAAGCTGTCGTTCGCCGATATCGAACTGATTTCCAAGCTGGTCGAAGGCAAGTTCCCCGACTACACCCGCGTGGTGCCGAAGGGTTACAAGAACGATTTCACCATCAGCCGCGATCAGCTGCTGCGCTCGCTGCAACGCGCCGCCATCATGACCAGCGACAAGTTCAAGGGCGTGCGTTGGGTCGTGACGCCAGGCAGCCTGAAGATCAGCTCCACCAATGCTGACCAGGAAGAAGCGATCGAAGAACTCGAAATCGATTACGGCGGCGATAGCGTCGACATCGGTTTCAACGTCACTTACCTGCTCGATGTACTCAACAACCTGAAGGGCGACAACGTCAACATCGCCCTCGGCGACGCAAACTCTTCGGCACTGATCACCGTGCCGGAAAACGCCGATTTCAAGTACGTAGTCATGCCAATGCGCATCTAG
- the dnaA gene encoding chromosomal replication initiator protein DnaA, protein MENFWQSCSTQLEQELTPQQFSAWIKPLTPLDYEDGRLRIAAPNRFKLDWVKTQFASRITTLAHQYWEAPIEVVFVLDPRKSTPAPSVSSMPVSVANNSEQSGVQSSAANGGNYGNSNFDRLPEVQTENSAVSARRDQSRINTALSFDSFVTGKANQLARAAAIQVANNPGVSYNPLFLYGGVGLGKTHLIHAIGNQLLADNPNSKIRYIHAEQYVRDVVTAYQRKGFDDFKRYYHSLDLLLIDDIQFFGGKSRTQEEFFYAFEALIAAKKQIIITSDTYPKEITGMDDRLISRFDSGLTVAIEPPELEMRVAILLKKAASEGVTFSDDVAFFVAKHLRSNVRELEGALRKILAYSRFHGKDISIDVVKDALKDLLSVQNRQISVENIQKTVADFFNIKVADMYSKKRPANIARPRQIAMYLAKELTQKSLPEIGELFGGRDHTTVLHAVRKIAADRTKNPECNHELHVLEQTLKG, encoded by the coding sequence ATGGAAAATTTCTGGCAGAGCTGCTCCACCCAGTTGGAGCAGGAGTTGACGCCTCAACAATTTAGCGCGTGGATAAAACCACTGACGCCACTCGATTATGAGGATGGGCGCCTGCGCATAGCAGCGCCGAATCGCTTCAAGCTGGATTGGGTCAAAACGCAGTTTGCCAGCCGCATCACCACGCTCGCGCACCAATATTGGGAAGCGCCGATCGAAGTGGTGTTCGTGCTCGACCCGCGTAAATCCACACCGGCACCATCGGTTTCCAGCATGCCGGTCTCCGTTGCTAATAATAGTGAGCAGTCGGGCGTGCAGTCGTCGGCTGCCAACGGCGGCAATTATGGCAATAGCAACTTCGATCGCCTGCCGGAAGTGCAGACCGAGAACAGCGCCGTCAGTGCCCGCCGCGATCAGTCGCGCATCAATACCGCGCTCAGTTTCGACAGTTTCGTCACCGGCAAGGCCAATCAATTGGCTCGCGCGGCGGCGATCCAGGTGGCCAATAATCCCGGTGTTTCATACAACCCGCTGTTCCTGTATGGTGGCGTCGGCCTTGGTAAAACCCACTTGATCCACGCCATCGGCAACCAGCTGCTGGCTGACAATCCAAACTCGAAGATTCGCTACATCCACGCAGAACAGTACGTTCGCGACGTAGTGACCGCTTACCAACGCAAGGGTTTTGACGATTTTAAGCGTTATTACCATTCGCTCGATCTGTTGCTGATTGACGACATCCAGTTCTTCGGCGGCAAGAGCCGGACCCAGGAAGAATTCTTCTATGCGTTCGAAGCGTTGATTGCAGCGAAGAAACAAATCATCATCACCAGCGATACCTATCCGAAGGAAATCACGGGCATGGATGACCGCCTGATTTCACGTTTCGATTCCGGCCTGACGGTCGCGATTGAACCGCCGGAACTGGAAATGCGGGTGGCGATTCTGCTTAAAAAAGCAGCATCCGAAGGCGTCACCTTCTCCGACGACGTGGCGTTTTTTGTTGCCAAACATTTACGTTCCAACGTCCGCGAACTGGAAGGCGCACTGCGCAAGATTCTTGCTTATTCACGTTTCCATGGCAAAGACATCAGCATCGATGTTGTCAAGGATGCACTGAAAGATTTGCTGTCGGTACAGAATCGCCAGATCTCGGTTGAGAACATCCAGAAAACCGTGGCTGACTTTTTCAACATCAAAGTTGCCGATATGTACTCAAAAAAGCGGCCGGCGAATATCGCCCGTCCGCGCCAGATTGCGATGTACCTGGCGAAGGAACTGACCCAGAAAAGTTTGCCGGAAATCGGCGAATTGTTCGGCGGCCGCGATCACACCACGGTGTTGCACGCGGTCCGCAAGATCGCCGCCGACCGTACCAAGAATCCCGAGTGCAACCACGAGTTGCATGTATTAGAGCAAACCCTCAAGGGCTGA